AAGGGCTATGTTCCCCAATCCAAAAAATAGTTTTGTTTTGTGTAAGCTTTATTTTTCTTACACATACCAAGGAGATAATCATGTTTCAGGGTTCTATTCCTGCCCTGATCACGCCATTCAAAAACGGACAGATCGATGAACAAGCGTTCCAAGATCACGTTGAATGGCAGATCGAGCAAGGGTCTGACGCACTCGTCCCAGTCGGCACTACAGGTGAATCACCGACTCTCAGCCACGAAGAACACCACCGTGTGGTCAAACTGTGTCTGGAAGTTGCCAAGGGGCGTGTACCAGTAATTGCTGGTACCGGTTCTAACAATACAGCCGAAGCCGTCAGCCTGCAGAAACATGCAAAAGAAGCCGGTGCCTCTGCTGGTCTTGTTGTGACACCTTATTACAACAAACCAACACAAGAAGGCCTGATCGCCCATTATAAAGCCATTCATGAGGCTGCTGACCTGCCGATTATTATCTATAATATTCCGGGTCGCTCCATCATTGATATGTCCACTGAGACAATGGCTGAGCTGGCAAAATTGCCAAATATCGTTGGTGTTAAAGATGCAACGGGTGATCTGACGCGTCCGCTCAACACATATCTGGCCTGTGGTGAAGACTTCTGCCAACTTTCAGGTGAAGATGCGACTGCCGTTCAGTTCCTATCTGCGGGTGGGTCAGGCTGTATTTCGGTAACCGCAAATATCGCACCAAAACTCTGTTCAGACATGCAACGTGCATGGCGCGAAGGTGATGTGAAAACAGCAATGGACATTCAGTTCAAACTGTTGCCGCTTCACAATGCCATGTTCTGTGAAAGCAGCCCCGGTCCGGTTAAATATGCAGCTGAGCTGATGGGCCGTTGTTCTCGTGAAACCCGTTTGCCACTGGTTGAAATTTCTGATGCCAGCAAAGCCACTGTACGCAAGGCATTGGCTGACCTCGACATGATTTAAGTCGATGGCTGCGAAAAAGAAAAATAACGACGACTTCTCGGCGCGCATTGCGGCACAAAACCGCAAAGCGCGCCATAATTACTTTATTGAAGATACCGTTGAATGCGGGATGGTCCTAACCGGTACCGAAGTCAAATCCCTGCGCAGTGGTCGCGCCAGTATTCAAGAAGCCTACGCCACTGAAAAAGATGGCGAGCTTTACCTGATCAATGCAAATATCCCGATTTATGAAGGCGGTAACCGTTTTAACCATGAACCAAAGCGTCCACGCAAACTCCTTCTGCATAGAAAAGAGTTGGATAAATTGCTTGGGATGACCACTCAAAAAGGCTACACGCTCGTGCCTTTACATATCCACTTTAATGACCGCGGCATTGCCAAAGTCGCCATTGGTGTGGGTAAAGGTAAACAGAGCCACGACAAACGCGATAGTATTAAAGATCGCGATTGGAAACGTGATAAAGCGCGCTTAATGCGTGAGAAATATTAAAACCGATTCTTCTAATGCGAGAAGATTCGCATCTTGAAAAACCATTTCCTTCCTCCTAAAGCCCAAACAGTCAACCTATTGGCGAATTGAATAAAATTTTATTTAATTAAAAATCAATACCTTAGCTAAAAATTTAACAAAAAATTAACACCTCACCTAAATTGATGAGGCAATTTCTAATTCTAAAGTATAGTAAGCGCCATTATTTTGTCGAAGGCTGGGGGGCGAGCTATTCGACTATATCTATTAACGAGGTGTAGTTATGCGCATTACGACGAAGATGGTTGTCTTCTCAACTTTATTATTACTCTTATCATCCCTTGGTATAGGTACGGCATCCATCCTGACACTGAATTCAGAGCTCAAAGGCTCTATTCAAGAATTACAATCCAAATCCCTGCGCACAGCTGCCATGGGGTATCAGATGCTTTTCCCCAGCCTGAAATTTAAAGTTGATGAAAATGGCAATGTGACGGATTTGAAAACAATCCGTTTTCCAAAGTTTAGAAACCATTTCATGATTGACCGCATCACCCAAGCCACGGGCGATACAGCAACAATTTTCCAATGGGATGAAAAAACAAAAGACTTTTGGCGCAAAACCACCAATATCAAAAAGCCAGATGGCACCCGCGCCATTAACACACCACTTGGTAAAAATGGTCGTGTCTATCCCGTCGTAAAACAGGGTAAAACCTATCGCGGGGAAGCGACCATTTTTGGCAAAGAATATTACACCGAATATAATCCGATCTTCAACCTAAGTGGTGAAGTTGTCGGTATCCTTTATGTTGGAATTGAAAAAGAAAAAAGTGCTGCTTTTTTCAATAATATTGCCACCTCGATTATCATTTCCTCCCTCCTTGTTCTCATCCTCTTTATCATCATCACAATTTATCTGGCACGCAAAGGTGTGAAGCCGATTAAAAGACTTGTGGCTGTTACAAACCAACTTGCCGATGGCAACTTAGAAGCTGATGTTTCGTCCATTAATCGTGAAGATGAAATTGGCGATATGGCCAAGGCTATTCAGGTCTTTAAAGAAAGTGCTATTGAGCGCATTCGCCTTGAAAAGCGCGAACATGCAGAACAAGAAAAACAAATCGAGCGTCAAAAAGCTGTTGCTGAACTGACCAAAAACTTTGAAACTAAAATTGGCGATATGCTGGGTGTTGTCTCCCAATCTATTGGGACACTCCATAATGCGGCAGACTCCTTAAACGGCAATGCAGAATCAACCAGTGTAAAAGTAGAAAGCGCTTCCCAAGATACACAGGAAGCCGCGCAAAATGTGGACTCTGTTTCTGTTGCGAGTATTCAGCTCAGTGCCTCTATTCAGCAGATTTCAAGTGATGTGCAACAAACAACAAGCCTGCTGTCTAATTCTGTTGAAAAGGCTGATGTGGCAAATGAAAAGATTGGTCACCTTGCCAATGCTTCTGATCGCATCAGTGAAGTTGTCGGCCTAATCAGTGATATTTCCAACCAAACAAACCTACTGGCCTTGAACGCAACAATCGAAGCTGCACGCGCAGGTGATGCTGGTAAAGGTTTTGCCGTTGTTGCCTCAGAAGTTAAAAACCTCGCCTCACAAACCAGTAATGCAACGGAAGAGATTGCCGCGCAGATCATCAACATCCAAGGGGAGATCAATGGGGCGGTGAGCGCCATTCGCGAAATTTCACACATGATCAACCAGATCAGTGAAATGTCTTCAAGTGTGGCTGCTGCTGTTGAAGAACAAAGCTCCTCAACCGATGAAATCACCCGCAGCGTTCAACAAGCTGCCGACGGTACGCAGCGCGTGGCTGATAATATCGGTAATGTCAGTGATGCAGCCAAAGACACAGGCGTAAAAGCCAAAGAAGTCTCAAGCTCAGCAACCCAGTTGATGACGGTTTCTTCTGATTTGCAAAGCTATGTAGAGAACTTCCTAAACGATGTTCACAAAGCAGACAAAGCAGCTTAAAAACATCATCCTAGACAATCAAAAGGCCACCTCCATTATGTGGGTGGCCTTTTGATTCTCATATTCCTGTAAGGATATTACATCTTTTTCTTTGCTGCGCAGGGGTTCTTCGCAGCGCATGGGTTTTTGGCTGCACACGGGTTCTTCGCAGCACACGGGTTTTTAGCCGCACAGGGATTTTTGGCGGCGCAAGGGTTCTTTGCTTCACAAGGATTATGATGGCCTGCAACTTCAAACGAGCCTTGGGGGGCAGCAAGCGCTGCAGGAATGACAGCAGTACTCATGGCACCAACCATTACGGCACAAGCAACACCGTTGATCACTGTTTTTTTATTAAGGACGGACATGATGGAAACTCCATTTCAAAATAAGAACATATAAAGCGGCTCTGTTTGCTATGGGCCGATCATTATTTGTCTCATATTTTTAAGGAAGGCGGGGATCACGTCGCTTCACAAGACTGTGAGCATCAAACATCAAGGGGCCAACAATTGGGGGCAGCAGAGCCAAAAGCCGCCAACTTGGAGATCAATTCAAAATCAACATCAATACTACACGATACTTTTATAGGGTCTGGTTGATCGAAAATTTTAGAGGAAAAAGTAAACTCAAGCTGTTCAACATCAGAGAGTAAATTGATAAAGCTCTCTTTTGTCAGATAGTTAACACCTTCATCACATTTCTGTTTTGACTGTTTTTTTGCACAACGTAACTTATGGGGGGCAAAATATATTTCACGACTAATGGCATTGCCTGCTTGTATCGGTTCGGGCTTGGCTTCGCTAATAATCTCATCTTCCACCCGGGCTTCTGTACCCTTAAATTTATGAACCGACTGCCATACCTGATTATAAGTTTGTCCGCCAAGCGTAAAAGATACAGTCTCTTTTTGCACCACTGCATTATGCCCTGTGTGCCCGCTATTGGCATAAGCAACCCTTGCACCGATACGAATATATTTCTGAGTGTCCTCTGGATGATATTGATAAAAAATCAACATCACTTGCTCTGGTGCAAAAAGCGTTAGCTGGGCGCCACGAACAAGATGATATCCCTGCATCAAGACACCACCAAAAGCCATTAAAAAAGCGGCTAAGGCGAGGATATCCGTTTTGCGCTCAATCTCTATATAAGGAAATTTGTTCATCGCTTGTCTAGAGCTCAGACAAGCACTGAGGATATCTCAGCTTAAACTTAAACTGCAAAGACTCCTTCAAGCCCGGATAAATCTTTTTAAGCTTTTCACAATCAGCATCACTTAAAGCGGAAAGCGGTCCACTTGCTGGGCCGGGGGCAGGAGCTGAAGGTGGGGGCCCTTTAATAAATGACGGTGCAGGCATTAATGTAGGTGAAGGCGGAATACCTTCTTCATTTGCTTGAACATCATTGCCAAGGACAATGCTTACAAAGAGAATTAAACAACCTACAAATAAACGCATCACACACCTAAAGATTATTATAATTATGAACTAAACTTTAGAGTGCATTAAATCACACAACGAAAACCCACACAAGCTTTGACTTTACTTATCCAACTTATGATCGTCTAAATTGTTTTTATCTTTTGCTTGTTCAAGAGCTTCTTTTTTCTTCTGCTCTTTCGTGCGGCCAAATTTTGCACGATTTTCTTCGGCCTGCTTTTCCTTATCTGAGCGGGCCTTATCTTTGCGTTTCTGTCTGAGGCTAATAATCTCAGCCAAAGCGGGGGCTCGCAGCACGAATGTGATCCATCAGCTCATCATAAGTGAAGGCTGTTTTAAACTGGGGGAATTCCGCAATCACATTATCAGGGGCACTAAACAAAATACCTGTTTCCGCTGCGCCTAACATGGTGGTGTCATTATAGCTGTCACCAGCTGCAATGGTGTGGAAGTTCAGTTTTTTGAACGCTTCAACCGCTTTGCGCTTATGGTCTATCAGACGTAGTTTATAATCCGCCACGCGGTCATTTTCATCAACGATCAAACGGTGACAGAACAGGGTCGGCCAATCAAGCTGGCGCATCATGGGTTCTGCAAACTCATAAAATGTATCAGACAGGATCACCAACTGGAAATCTTCACGCAGTTTTGCCAAAAACTCATTGGCACCTTCAAGGGGGCCAAGGCTGTCGATCACTTCTTGAATATCCTTCATTTTAAGCCCATGTTCATCAAGGATATCAAGGCGATAACGCATTAAAACGTCATAATCGGGCTCATCGCGTGTCGTTCTTTTTAAGGCTTCGATCCCTGTTTTTTCTGCAAAATTGATCCAAATTTCAGGAATTAACACACCTTCAAGATCAAGACATACGATTTCCACGATTTATCCCCTTTATTTTAGTTCTTCGCATACTGAGCGAAAAACATCATGAAACATTTCTTCGGTCAAACGACCCGTGTTGGTGTTGTAGCGTGAACAGTGATAACTGTCGAATAAAATTGGCAAATCATCCGCCATTTCATGTCGCATATTATGACCAAATTTCCATTGGGACTTTTTCAAGCCCAAGGTCTGAATGACAGCGTTATGCCCAACACCCCCAAGCGCCACGATGGCCTTAAGGTTTGTCATGGCCTTCATCTCATCAATCAAAAACGGGCGACAGGCTTTTTCTTCCGCACCCGTTGTTTTATTTTGAGGCGGCACACAGCGCACCGCATTGGTGATACGACAATTTTGCAGCTCAAAACCATCCTCAGCCGTGCCACCATAAGTGCCTGTGGCAAAACCAAATGTTTTAAGGGTGGGATATAGTAAATCCCCGGCATAATCACCGGTAAAAGGACGCCCCGTACAATTGGCCCCCTTTAAACCGGGTGCAAGGCCAACCACCAGTACTTCGGCCTCAATCGGGCCAAAGGAGGGCACGGGGGCATTAAAAAAATCAGGGAATTTCGCTTTATTTTCAAGGCGAAATTCCA
The genomic region above belongs to Candidatus Terasakiella magnetica and contains:
- the dapA gene encoding 4-hydroxy-tetrahydrodipicolinate synthase, whose amino-acid sequence is MFQGSIPALITPFKNGQIDEQAFQDHVEWQIEQGSDALVPVGTTGESPTLSHEEHHRVVKLCLEVAKGRVPVIAGTGSNNTAEAVSLQKHAKEAGASAGLVVTPYYNKPTQEGLIAHYKAIHEAADLPIIIYNIPGRSIIDMSTETMAELAKLPNIVGVKDATGDLTRPLNTYLACGEDFCQLSGEDATAVQFLSAGGSGCISVTANIAPKLCSDMQRAWREGDVKTAMDIQFKLLPLHNAMFCESSPGPVKYAAELMGRCSRETRLPLVEISDASKATVRKALADLDMI
- the smpB gene encoding SsrA-binding protein SmpB; the protein is MAAKKKNNDDFSARIAAQNRKARHNYFIEDTVECGMVLTGTEVKSLRSGRASIQEAYATEKDGELYLINANIPIYEGGNRFNHEPKRPRKLLLHRKELDKLLGMTTQKGYTLVPLHIHFNDRGIAKVAIGVGKGKQSHDKRDSIKDRDWKRDKARLMREKY
- a CDS encoding methyl-accepting chemotaxis protein, giving the protein MRITTKMVVFSTLLLLLSSLGIGTASILTLNSELKGSIQELQSKSLRTAAMGYQMLFPSLKFKVDENGNVTDLKTIRFPKFRNHFMIDRITQATGDTATIFQWDEKTKDFWRKTTNIKKPDGTRAINTPLGKNGRVYPVVKQGKTYRGEATIFGKEYYTEYNPIFNLSGEVVGILYVGIEKEKSAAFFNNIATSIIISSLLVLILFIIITIYLARKGVKPIKRLVAVTNQLADGNLEADVSSINREDEIGDMAKAIQVFKESAIERIRLEKREHAEQEKQIERQKAVAELTKNFETKIGDMLGVVSQSIGTLHNAADSLNGNAESTSVKVESASQDTQEAAQNVDSVSVASIQLSASIQQISSDVQQTTSLLSNSVEKADVANEKIGHLANASDRISEVVGLISDISNQTNLLALNATIEAARAGDAGKGFAVVASEVKNLASQTSNATEEIAAQIINIQGEINGAVSAIREISHMINQISEMSSSVAAAVEEQSSSTDEITRSVQQAADGTQRVADNIGNVSDAAKDTGVKAKEVSSSATQLMTVSSDLQSYVENFLNDVHKADKAA
- a CDS encoding DUF4169 family protein: MAEIISLRQKRKDKARSDKEKQAEENRAKFGRTKEQKKKEALEQAKDKNNLDDHKLDK
- the thrH gene encoding bifunctional phosphoserine phosphatase/homoserine phosphotransferase ThrH, with amino-acid sequence MEIVCLDLEGVLIPEIWINFAEKTGIEALKRTTRDEPDYDVLMRYRLDILDEHGLKMKDIQEVIDSLGPLEGANEFLAKLREDFQLVILSDTFYEFAEPMMRQLDWPTLFCHRLIVDENDRVADYKLRLIDHKRKAVEAFKKLNFHTIAAGDSYNDTTMLGAAETGILFSAPDNVIAEFPQFKTAFTYDELMDHIRAASPRFG
- a CDS encoding uracil-DNA glycosylase — protein: MSCPTPSVPALDCDLCPRLVEFRLENKAKFPDFFNAPVPSFGPIEAEVLVVGLAPGLKGANCTGRPFTGDYAGDLLYPTLKTFGFATGTYGGTAEDGFELQNCRITNAVRCVPPQNKTTGAEEKACRPFLIDEMKAMTNLKAIVALGGVGHNAVIQTLGLKKSQWKFGHNMRHEMADDLPILFDSYHCSRYNTNTGRLTEEMFHDVFRSVCEELK